The following are encoded together in the Bacillus cereus group sp. RP43 genome:
- a CDS encoding ATP-binding cassette domain-containing protein: MIYIEAKHVSKVLKGNIILNDVNLELEKGKIYGFKGRNGSGKTMLFRALLGLMKIDSGEILIDRKIIGIDHPFPENTGIIIEYPGFIPDYTGFKNLKLLASIQNKITDTTISETMELVGLNPEDKRKVKKYSLGMKQRLGIAQAIMESPKLLILDEPTNALDENGIRDITKILLDLKSKGTTILVASHDSETLNLIADRIFLVENGKVSLSSKM, from the coding sequence ATGATATACATTGAAGCTAAGCATGTTTCTAAAGTGCTAAAAGGCAATATTATTTTAAATGATGTTAATTTAGAATTAGAAAAGGGAAAGATTTACGGTTTTAAAGGGAGAAATGGTTCCGGTAAAACAATGCTTTTTAGAGCTCTATTAGGATTGATGAAAATAGATAGTGGTGAAATATTAATAGATAGAAAAATAATTGGTATTGATCATCCGTTTCCTGAAAATACAGGTATTATCATTGAATATCCAGGATTCATTCCAGACTATACAGGATTTAAAAACTTAAAACTATTAGCTTCTATTCAAAATAAAATAACTGATACAACAATTAGTGAAACTATGGAGCTCGTAGGATTAAATCCAGAAGATAAAAGAAAAGTAAAAAAATATTCACTTGGCATGAAACAAAGATTGGGTATAGCACAAGCAATTATGGAGAGCCCTAAGTTATTAATTTTAGATGAGCCTACAAACGCTTTAGATGAAAATGGAATTAGGGATATAACTAAAATCTTATTAGATTTAAAGTCTAAAGGTACAACTATATTAGTTGCGAGTCATGATAGTGAAACATTAAATTTAATTGCAGACAGAATATTCCTAGTTGAAAATGGTAAAGTATCACTATCTTCAAAGATGTAG